A window from Vigna angularis cultivar LongXiaoDou No.4 chromosome 7, ASM1680809v1, whole genome shotgun sequence encodes these proteins:
- the LOC108336593 gene encoding LOB domain-containing protein 33, producing the protein MTGFGSSCGACKFLRRKCTSDCVFAPYFSYDQASSHFAAVHKIYGASNVSKLLSHLPIQNRRDAAITISYEALARMHDPIYGCVAHIYALQQQVVNLQEEIDALGSMVANSTVSVVNCGTVQAPMYSDNGIPYDTLQHDATRTQYFQNNLANFLSEDGNARALQSLESQMNIELPNAHVEEPSYGDSNSNPLEQFLSGIDQEVFVNHPWFKHNADIKG; encoded by the exons ATGACAGGGTTTGGCTCATCGTGTGGAGCATGCAAGTTCCTAAGGAGAAAATGCACCAGTGATTGTGTATTTGCTCCTTACTTCTCCTACGACCAAGCTTCATCCCATTTTGCAGCAGTGCATAAGATTTATGGAGCCAGTAACGTCTCCAAGCTACTGTCACATCTTCCAATCCAGAATAGAAGAGATGCTGCCATCACCATATCTTACGAAGCCTTGGCTCGCATGCATGATCCTATTTATGGCTGTGTTGCTCATATCTATGCATTGCAGCAACAG GTTGTGAACTTGCAAGAGGAGATAGATGCTCTTGGAAGCATGGTGGCAAACTCCACAGTTAGTGTTGTCAATTGTGGCACTGTCCAAGCACCAATGTACTCAGACAACGGAATACCTTATGATACTTTGCAGCATGATGCTACGAGGACACagtattttcaaaacaatctaGCAAACTTTCTTTCAGAAGATGGAAATGCCAGAGCCTTGCAAAGTTTGGAGTCACAGATGAATATAGAGCTTCCTAATGCACACGTGGAAGAACCTTCCTATGGTGATTCCAACTCCAATCCGTTAGAACAGTTCCTATCTGGAATTGACCAAGAGGTGTTCGTGAATCATCCATGGTTCAAGCATAATGCAGACATAAAGGGCTAG
- the LOC108337185 gene encoding AT-hook motif nuclear-localized protein 15, with protein MANRWWAGNMAVKSDDPNSSLQPRDQDSGDNANNATPTNSGNSNTNFNAAEDDDNPANNNDGDEQNLSSGRRPRGRPPGSKNKPKPPVVITKESPNALRSHILEISGGSDVAECIATFATRRHRGVSVLSGNGVVTNVTLRQPAAPGGVITLQGRFEILSLSGAFLPAPSPPEATGLTVYLAGGQGQVVGGSVVGPLVASGPVMVVAATFANATYERLPLEDEQGEEDMQEVNEGGDGGTPPPSLGDQPPQVPMPVYNLVPNNGDVFWGAPPRPPPPSNY; from the coding sequence ATGGCGAACCGTTGGTGGGCCGGGAACATGGCGGTGAAATCTGATGACCCCAACTCATCGCTTCAGCCGAGAGACCAAGACAGCGGCGACAACGCCAACAACGCCACTCCGACCAACAGCGGCAACAGTAACACCAACTTCAACGCTGCCGAGGACGACGACAACCCCGCCAACAACAACGACGGTGACGAGCAGAACCTTAGCAGCGGGCGGCGGCCGAGGGGCAGGCCGCCGGGGTCGAAGAACAAGCCGAAGCCGCCGGTGGTGATAACGAAGGAGAGCCCCAACGCGCTGCGCAGCCACATCCTCGAAATCAGCGGAGGCAGCGACGTGGCGGAGTGCATTGCCACCTTTGCCACGCGCCGCCACCGCGGCGTGTCTGTGCTCAGCGGAAACGGCGTCGTCACCAACGTCACGCTGCGCCAGCCCGCCGCTCCCGGTGGCGTCATCACGCTGCAGGGGAGGTTCGAGATTCTCTCCCTCTCCGGCGCGTTTCTTCCGGCGCCGTCCCCTCCGGAGGCCACCGGACTAACCGTGTACCTCGCCGGAGGGCAGGGTCAGGTCGTCGGAGGAAGCGTGGTGGGACCTCTTGTCGCCTCGGGACCCGTGATGGTTGTAGCTGCCACCTTTGCTAATGCTACATATGAAAGGTTGCCCTTGGAGGATGAACAAGGCGAAGAGGACATGCAAGAGGTGAATGAAGGTGGTGACGGCGGAACACCACCACCTTCTCTGGGTGATCAACCGCCACAAGTTCCAATGCCGGTGTATAATTTGGTCCCTAACAATGGTGACGTGTTCTGGGGAGCCCCACCTCGTCCTCCTCCACCTTCTAATTATTGA